A region from the Euleptes europaea isolate rEulEur1 chromosome 13, rEulEur1.hap1, whole genome shotgun sequence genome encodes:
- the VMA21 gene encoding vacuolar ATPase assembly integral membrane protein VMA21: protein MDRHDKTSLNALAPPDPRTESSLAATLRTLLFFTILMIILPIGLYFSSKVYVFEGALGMSNVDSYFYAAIVAVVAVHFVLALFVYVAWNEGSRQWREGKQD, encoded by the exons ATGGACCGACACGATAAAACGTCATTGAACGCGCTGGCGCCGCCTGACCCTAG AACTGAAAGTTCATTAGCAGCCACTCTAAGGACACTTCTCTTCTTTACAATTTTAATGATTATCCTGCCCATTGGACTGTATTTCTCATCCAAGGTATATGTATTTGAAG GTGCCCTTGGAATGTCCAACGTGGACAGCTATTTTTATGCTGCTATAGTTGCTGTGGTTGCTGTTCACTTTGTGCTTGCCCTTTTTGTCTACGTTGCATGGAATGAAGGCTCGCGGCAGTGGCGTGAAGGCAAGCAGGACTAA